The following are encoded in a window of Saccharothrix longispora genomic DNA:
- a CDS encoding RNA polymerase sigma factor gives MGELRTAGERPPWEGLDGTDRHAACVVAARDGDRRALDALVADLTPLVWHVARGHGLDRSTAEDVVQTVWLALLRHLDRLVEPRALAGWLVVATRRESQRTWTPARREAALSDELAEQLESEYGLPEDAALVDDRDHRLWRAFGKLSQKCQELLRLTVLAGRAEYRAVAEALSMPRGSIGPTRGRCLTTLRTHLDAEGGSR, from the coding sequence GTGGGAGAACTGCGCACGGCCGGTGAGCGCCCACCGTGGGAGGGGCTCGACGGCACGGACCGCCACGCGGCCTGCGTCGTGGCCGCCCGCGACGGCGACCGCCGGGCGCTGGACGCGCTCGTCGCGGACCTGACCCCGCTCGTGTGGCACGTCGCGCGGGGGCACGGGCTGGACCGCAGCACCGCGGAGGACGTGGTGCAGACGGTGTGGCTCGCGCTGCTGCGCCACCTCGACCGGCTGGTCGAACCGCGCGCGCTGGCCGGCTGGCTGGTCGTCGCGACGCGCCGCGAGTCGCAGCGGACCTGGACGCCCGCCCGTCGCGAAGCCGCGCTGAGCGACGAGCTGGCGGAGCAGTTGGAGAGCGAGTACGGTCTCCCCGAGGACGCCGCCCTGGTCGACGACCGGGACCACCGGTTGTGGCGGGCGTTCGGGAAGCTGTCGCAGAAGTGCCAGGAACTCCTGCGACTCACCGTGCTGGCCGGGCGGGCGGAGTACCGCGCGGTCGCCGAAGCACTGTCCATGCCACGCGGCAGCATCGGCCCGACCAGGGGCCGGTGCCTGACGACGCTGCGCACACATCTCGACGCGGAAGGAGGATCGCGGTGA
- a CDS encoding copper homeostasis protein CutC: MLEVIALHAADAEAAQAGGADRLELTVDMASDGLTPPVRVYREVAAATDLPVRVMLRDAAGFAPGDPDRLRRDAAALREAGASEFVLGFLDGDGRVDADAVRAVLAEVEGCAWTFHRALDHSADPEAAWGVVTGLGCDTVLAAGSPRGVADGLPVLERLAARQRDARLLVGGGLKAEQVAPLKAVGVTAFHVGGAVRPGGWDAPLSADAVRTWANLV; encoded by the coding sequence ATGCTGGAAGTCATCGCACTGCACGCGGCCGACGCCGAGGCCGCGCAGGCCGGCGGCGCGGACCGTCTGGAACTGACCGTCGACATGGCCTCGGACGGCCTCACGCCGCCGGTCCGCGTCTACCGCGAGGTCGCCGCGGCGACCGACCTGCCGGTGCGGGTCATGCTGCGCGACGCCGCCGGGTTCGCGCCCGGCGACCCCGACCGGTTGCGGCGGGACGCGGCGGCGCTGCGCGAGGCGGGCGCGTCGGAGTTCGTGCTGGGGTTCCTGGACGGCGACGGGCGGGTCGACGCGGACGCCGTGCGGGCCGTGCTGGCCGAGGTCGAGGGCTGCGCCTGGACGTTCCACCGGGCGCTCGACCACTCAGCCGACCCCGAGGCGGCGTGGGGCGTCGTCACCGGGCTCGGCTGCGACACGGTCCTCGCCGCCGGCAGCCCGCGCGGCGTGGCGGACGGCCTGCCCGTGCTGGAGCGGCTCGCCGCCCGGCAGCGCGACGCCCGGCTGCTCGTCGGCGGCGGGCTGAAGGCCGAGCAGGTCGCCCCGCTCAAGGCCGTCGGCGTCACCGCGTTCCACGTGGGCGGGGCCGTGCGCCCAGGCGGGTGGGACGCCCCGCTGTCCGCCGACGCCGTCCGGACCTGGGCGAATTTGGTCTAG